The genomic window GGCGACCGCGCGATCGTCCACGACCTGCTGCGCCGGCTGCTGCGCGACGGCACCGGCGCCACCCGCCAGCTCGCGGCCTGGCGGCGCAACGGCAATGCCGGGCTGCGCCGGCTCTACGCCGCGTCGATCGCGGCGCCCGCATCGGTGCCGCCGGGCACCGCCCGGGTGTCGCGAGCCGCGGCGGCCGACGAGCCCGAGGAACCCCGGCTGGCCGGCGGGCTGGCGTGATCGCGGAGCGCTCGCGGCGGCCGCGAGATCAATCGAACGGTGGAGGCGACCGGGCGGCACTCGTCATACGGTGAGGGGACGCGATGGATCGCCGAGGGGATGCCGAGGAGGCGGGAGATCCGATGACCACGACCACGCACGACCGGAGCGCCGAGGCGACGACACGTCCCCCCGGCCCGTCCGACACGGTCCGCCAGCTCGTCGTGCTCGTCACGTCGCTGCTCGCCATCGCCGCCGCGTTCATCGGCTCGGGCGCCTTCGCGGGCCGGCCGATCCAGGAGGCCGCGGGCGGATGGCTCGACGCCGACTCCACGCTCATCGCCCCAGCCCGGCCGGCGTTCGGCATCTGGAGCGTCATCTACACGGGCCTGCTCGCCTACGCGCTGTGGCAGCTGCTGCCGGCCCAGCGCACGTCGGCGCGGCATCGGCGGATCGGCTACGCGGTGGCGGCGTCGCTCGTGCTGAACGCCGTGTGGATCGGCGTCGTCCAGTTCGACCTGCTCGGGCTCAGCGTCGTCGTGATCTTCGCGCTGCTCGCGGTGCTGGCCTGGCTGTTCGTGCAGATCCGGCGGATGCCGCCGCGCTCCGTCCTCGACGGGATCATCACCGACGGCTCCATCGGGTTGTACCTCGGCTGGGTCGTCGTGGCGACGGCGGCGAACACGACCGCGGCGCTCGCGGCATCCGGGTTCGACGGCTGGGGCATCGCACCGGTCGTCTGGGCCGTCATCGTCATCGCGGTCGCCGCGGGCGTCGGCGTGGCGATCGGGATCGCGGGCCGCGGCCGGCTCGCGCCGATGGTCTCGCTGTGCTGGGGGCTCGCGTGGCTCGGCGTCGCACGCCTGACCGACGAGCCGTCGTCGCAGGTCACCGGCATCGCGGCGTTCATCGCCGCGGGCGTGGTCGTCATCGCGACGGTCGGCGCGCGCATCGGCGCGATGGTCGTCGCGCGCGCCGACCGAATCGACCGCGAGGCGGAGGCCCGCGCGTCGACCTGACCCCCCGGGGGACGCTGCGCACGGCGCAGCACGCGGGACCGGGGTGTGGTTCGGGTCGCCCCGGTCTCGCGGTCCGTCCGGGCGGGGTCGTCCGGCGCCGCGGCGACCGGCGCCGCGGCGACCGGCGCCGCGGCGATCCGGTCCGGGCGCCCGGATGCCACGATGGAGGCATGCGCATCGACGAGGAGCCCCTCGAGATCGAGGTGGGCGACGGCATCGGCGCCGTGCCCGCGGTGCTCGCCCGCCCCGCCGGCGCCCGCGCCACGATCGTGGTCGCCCATGGCGCGGGCGCGGGGAAGGACCATCCGTTCCTCACCGGGTTCAGCCGGGCGCTCGCGGAACTCGGCTTCGCGAGCCTGCGGTTCGACTTCCCCTACGCGGCGGCCGGTCGCCGGTTCCCCGATCGCCCGCCGGTCGCCATCGCGACCTGGCACGCGGCGACGCAGGCCGCCCGCTCGCATGCGCCCGGCGACGAGCCGGTGTGGGCGTCGGGGAAGTCCTTCGGCGGTCGCATGGCCTCGATGGCGGCGGCCGAGGGGATGGAGGTCGCAGGGCTGGCCTTCCTCGGGTACCCGCTGCACCCCCCGGGCCGGCCCGACCGCTCGCGCGACGAGCACTTCGGCTCGCTGGTCGGCGTGCCGATGCTGTTCGTGCAGGGCCGCAACGACCCGTTCGCCATCCCGAACGAGCAGCTCGACGAGCTCGTGCGGCGCATCGGGCCGAGCGCGGTGCTCGAATGGATCGAGGGCGCCGGGCACTCGTTCGACGTGAAGGGCGCGAAGCGGCCGGCCGCCGAGGTGGGTGCGTCCCTCGCGCCGCGCGTCGCCGCGTTCGTCGACGCGCACGGCACGCCGGGGGCGACGGCGACGCCGCCCGGAAACTGAGGGACCTTCGACCTCGCGGCCGCCGCGCGCCGATCGCAGACTGGGCTCGCCGCGCACACCTGGCACGAGGGGAAGTCATCATGAGCGCCTATCCGCCCGCCGCGCCGGGACCGGCCGCGCCGAACCCGCACGTCGCACGCGCCTCGCAGGAGGCCACCTCCACCCGCTCGTTCATCGCGACGTGGCTGTTCGCGTGGTTCCTCGGGGTGCTCGGGGTCGACCGCTTCTACCTCGGCAAGGTCGGCACCGGCATCCTGAAGCTGCTGACCATCGGCGGGTTCGGCATCTGGTGGCTCGTCGACCTCGTGCTCACGCTCACCAACGCCCAGAAGGACAAGGACGGCCGCCGCGTGATCGGCACGCGGCAGGAGCAGACGATCGCCTGGATCGTCACGGCGGTCGGCGTCGTCGCCGGCTGGGTGATGAGCGCCGCGACGCAGGCCTTCTCGGTCCTCACCGACCAGGTGCTGCCGACGCTGCCGTGGTGGCCGGCGGGCTGAGCCGCGCCGGCCACCGGCCGCGGCTCAGACCGCCGTGTAGCCGCCGTCGACGAGGTGGTAGCTGCCCGTGATGAAGCTCGCGGCGTCGCTCGCGAGGAACGCGACGAGCGCCGCGACCTCCTCGGGCTGGCCGAGCCGGCCGATGGGGTGCTTGCCGACCAGGAACTCCTGCGTGGCCTCGTCGAGGTTCGCGTCGATCAGCGGCGTCTTGATGAACGCCGGCCCGACCGAGTTCACGCGCACGCCCTCCGTGGCGTACTCGAGCGCGGCGTTCTTGGTGAGGCCGACGAGGCCGTGCTTGGCGCTGACGTAGGCCGACGAGTTCGCGAACCCCACGGTGCCGAGGATCGACGCGATGTTGACGATCGCCCCACCGCCGTTCTCGGCGATCGCGGGCAGTTGCGCCCGCATGCCGTGGAAGACGGAGCTGAGGTTGACCGCGATGACCTTGTCCCAGCTGTCGACCGGGTACTCGCCGATCGGCGCGGCCGCACCGCCGATGCCGGCGTTGTTCACCGCGATGCGCAGCGGCGCGAGCGCGTTCGCGGCGTGGATCGACGCGTCGACCCACGCGGGGTCGGTCACGTCCCCGACCGACGCCTCGGCGTCGCCGCCGGCCGCGCGGATCTCGTCGACGACGGCGTCGGCGTGGTCGCCGTTCATGTCGTTGACGAGCACCGACGCGCCGTTCGCCGCGAGCAGCAGCGCCACGGCGCGGCCGATGCCGCTGCCTCCCCCGGTCACGATCGCCGATCGGTCCGCCACGTCGTACTGGGCCATGAGCCTGTCTCCTCCGGTCGATTGCTCGGTTCCGGCGGGCGGATGCCTCGGGCCTCCGCCCGCCGTCCCCTCACCGTAGGCACGTCGCGGCGCGCGCGGACAGGGCCTTGCGTCCCATCCGCGGCCGGAGTCGGTCGAGCAGCGTCAGCCGAACGGCGGCATCAGCCGAGCGGCGGCGTCAGCCGAGCGGCGGCGTCCGAGGCGGCGCGACGCGTCGGGGCGCGAGGGCCTCGAACGCGGCGGCCAGGCGCAGCAGGGCCGAGTCGTCGTGGGCGCGTCCGGCGAAGGTGAGGCCCACGGGCATCCGGATGTCGCTCATGAGGCCCATCGGCACGGTCACCGTCGGGATCCCGAGGTGGCGGGGCACGAGGTTGCCGTTGGCGACCCAGACGCCGTTGCGCCAGCCGAGGTCGGCCGAGGCGGGGTTCACGTCCATGTCGGCGGGGCCGACGTCGGCGACCGCGGGGAAGGCGACCGCGTCGAGTCCGAGCTCGTCCATCCACTGCTCGAGGTCGACGCGGCGGGTCTCCTCGAGGCCGCGCAGGCCCCCCTCGAGCTCGGCCATGTCGGCCCACGTCGCTCCGGGGTGCGCGCGCACCCAGCCCGGATACTCGGCGATGTCGTCGTCGAAGCCCGTGTAGCGATCGGGCAGCGCGCCCTCGGGCTGCGGGAAGATCCGGGCGCCGTCGACGTCGGCGAGCGTGTGCAGCGCGGGGTCGCCGTTGGCCTGCAGGAAGTCCTCCCACGCCCACGCCGACAGGTCGACGATCTCGCGCCTGAGGTACTCGGGGCTCACGAGCCCGCGCGTCGCGATGGTCGGCGCGCCCGGCCGGTCGCCCTCGTAGTTCGAGACGACCGGGAAGTCGACGAGCACGACCTCGGCGCCGGCGGCCTCGAGGTCGCGGCGAGCGGCATCCCACAGCTCGATCACGCTCGCGCGCGTCTCGATGCGCTGCCCGGTCGGGCCGCCGATGCCGACCGCGCCACCGGGCTCGGCCGTGCCCGCGTCGGGATCGGCGTTCACGTACATGCGCGGCACGCCGATGCGCGTGCCCGCGAGCGGCCCGCGCACCGCGCGCGCCGCGCGTGCACCCGCGCCGGGGTCGTTCCGCGACGGCTCGGCGGGCTGCGCCGGCTCCGGATGACGCGAAGCGACCCCCTGCGCGGATGGCTCGGGAGCCGACCCGGGCAGCAGGTCGAGGTACGAGTCCGGGCGCACGGCGGATGCCGCGGGCAGCGCGATCCACGGCTGCGCGCGCCAGAAGTCGCCGCGGGTCTCGGGGTCGTCGGCGACGATCACGTCGAGCACCTCGAGCAGGTCGGCAATGGTGCGCGTGTGCGGCACGACGACGTCCATGGTCGGCACGAGCGGCCAGTTGCCGCGCACCGAGATGACGCCGCGGCTCGGCGTGTAGGCGCACAGCGCGTTGTTCGAGGCGGGCGCGCGCCCCGACGACCAGGTCTCCTCGCCGAGGCCGAACGCCGCGAACGACGCCGCGGTCGCGGTGCCCGAGCCGTTGGACGAGCCCGAGCCGAACGCGGCCGTGAGGTACTCGGCGTTGTACGGGCTCTCGGCGCGGCCGTAGACGCCGCGCTGCATGCCGCCGTTGGCCATCGGCGGCATGTTCGTCAGGCCCAGGCAGATCGCTCCGGCGCCACGCAGCCGCTCGATCGTGAACGCGTCGCGCTGCGCGACGAGGTGCTCGAACGCGGGGCTGCCCGCTGCGGCCGTCAGGCCCTTCACGAGGTAGGAGTCCTTCGCGGTGTAGGGGATGCCGTCGAGCGGGCCGAGCACCTCGCCGCGAGCGCGGCGCTCGTCGGAGGCCTGCGCGTCGGCGAGCGCGTCGGGATTGCGCACGACGACCGCGTTGAGCGAGGTGCCGGTGCCGGGCGCGTCGTACGCGTCGATGCGCGCGAGGTACGCCTCGACGAGCTCGACCGCGGTCGTCCGGCCCGACTCGAGCGCCGCGCGCAGGTCGGCGATCGAGGCCTCGACGACGTCGATGCCCGGGGCGGCGCTCATCGGGCGACCTCCGCGGAGGTCAGCGCGGGCTGCTGCTGCGTGATGCAGTGGATGCCGCCGCCGCGCGCGAAGATCGGGCGCGAGTCGACGGTGACGACCCGCCGCCCCGGGTAGGCGTCGGCGAGGATCGCGGCGGCGCGCGCGTCGGCCTCGGGCTCGCCGAATCCGCAGGCGACCACGCCGTCGTTGACGACGAGGTGGTTCACGTAGCTCCAGTCGACGAAGCCCTCGTCGTCGCGCAGCGTCGCGGGCGCGGGAAGGCCGACGATCTCGAGCGCGCGGCCCGCGGCATCCGTCTGCCCCTCGAGCAGCTCGCGCAGCTCGCTCGTGACGGCGTGGTCGGGGTGGCCGGGGTCGCGCTGGTCGTGGAGCAGCACCCGCCCGGGCGCGGCGAACGTGGCGACGATGTCGACGTGCCCGTTCGTGCCGAAGTCGTCGTAGTCGCGCGTGAGGCCGCGCGGCAGCCAGATCGCCTTCGTGGTGCCGATCGTGCGGGCGAGCTCGGCCTCGACGCGCGCGCGGTCGGCATACGGGTTCCGACGCGGGTCGAGCTGCACGGTGTCGGTGAGCAGCACGGTGCCCTCGCCGTCGACGTGGATGCCGCCGCCCTCGTTCACGAGCACCGAGCTCACGAGCTCCGCGCCGACGTGGGCCGCCGCGAACCGGGCGATCTCGGCCGACACGCGCCACTCGGCCCACTCCGGCGCGCCCCAGCCGTTGAAGATCCAGTCGACCGCGCCGAGCACGCCGGGGCGCTCGTCGTCGACCACGAACGTGGGGCCGAAGTCGCGCATCCAGAACTCGTCGAGCGGCGCCTCGAGGATCTCGACGTGCGAGCCGAGCATGCGCCGGGCGCGGTCGAGCTCGGTCGGGTCGACGACCATCGTCACGGGCTCGAACTCGGCGACGGCGTGGGCGACCGCGGTCCACGCCGCGTAGCCCTCCTCGCGCTCGGACGCCTCGGAGCCGAGGGTCAGGCCCTCGCGGGGGAACGCCATCCAGGTGCGTTCGTGCGGGGCGGTCTCGGATGGCATGCGCCAGTTCATGCGGGTTCCTCCTGGGTGCGGGCGGATGCCGCGGCATCCGTGGTCTCGATGATGACAGCGTGGGGGTCGGATGTCGCGGCCGGCCGCTTCGCCGGGTCGCGGTACGGGTCGATGGTCAGCCACAGGCCGGCGTACAGTGCGGCGGCGAGCACGGGCCCGACGACCGCCGAGAGGTCGGCGCCGCCGAGCGCCTGCGAGATCGGGCCGACCCACAGCGTGGTGTTCGCCGACATGACGGCGACGGCCGTCGCGACGACCATGGCGATCGCGCCGGCGGGGAACACGCCGCCGCGATACCAGAACGGGCTCGCCGGCGACGTGTCGGCGAGCGCGCGGCCGTCGTATCGGTTGCGGCGCAGCACGATGTCGATCGCGTAGATCGAGACGAGCGGTCCGAACACGGTGACCGAGAGCTCGAGCGACGCGCCCAGCACGTCGAGGAAGCTCGGCGTGAGGAAGAGCACCCAGCCCGCGGCCGCGGTCGCGACCACGCCGGTGACGACGGTCGTCGCGGCACGCGAGACGCGCGCGCCGAGGGCTTGGGCGTAGAAGCCCGTGGAATAGGCCACGAGCACGTTGTTGGCGATGCTCGAGAGCACGATCATGGCGAGGAACACGGGAGTGAACCACGC from Agromyces aurantiacus includes these protein-coding regions:
- a CDS encoding tryptophan-rich sensory protein codes for the protein MTTTTHDRSAEATTRPPGPSDTVRQLVVLVTSLLAIAAAFIGSGAFAGRPIQEAAGGWLDADSTLIAPARPAFGIWSVIYTGLLAYALWQLLPAQRTSARHRRIGYAVAASLVLNAVWIGVVQFDLLGLSVVVIFALLAVLAWLFVQIRRMPPRSVLDGIITDGSIGLYLGWVVVATAANTTAALAASGFDGWGIAPVVWAVIVIAVAAGVGVAIGIAGRGRLAPMVSLCWGLAWLGVARLTDEPSSQVTGIAAFIAAGVVVIATVGARIGAMVVARADRIDREAEARAST
- a CDS encoding alpha/beta hydrolase family protein; its protein translation is MRIDEEPLEIEVGDGIGAVPAVLARPAGARATIVVAHGAGAGKDHPFLTGFSRALAELGFASLRFDFPYAAAGRRFPDRPPVAIATWHAATQAARSHAPGDEPVWASGKSFGGRMASMAAAEGMEVAGLAFLGYPLHPPGRPDRSRDEHFGSLVGVPMLFVQGRNDPFAIPNEQLDELVRRIGPSAVLEWIEGAGHSFDVKGAKRPAAEVGASLAPRVAAFVDAHGTPGATATPPGN
- a CDS encoding TM2 domain-containing protein, with amino-acid sequence MSAYPPAAPGPAAPNPHVARASQEATSTRSFIATWLFAWFLGVLGVDRFYLGKVGTGILKLLTIGGFGIWWLVDLVLTLTNAQKDKDGRRVIGTRQEQTIAWIVTAVGVVAGWVMSAATQAFSVLTDQVLPTLPWWPAG
- a CDS encoding SDR family NAD(P)-dependent oxidoreductase, producing the protein MAQYDVADRSAIVTGGGSGIGRAVALLLAANGASVLVNDMNGDHADAVVDEIRAAGGDAEASVGDVTDPAWVDASIHAANALAPLRIAVNNAGIGGAAAPIGEYPVDSWDKVIAVNLSSVFHGMRAQLPAIAENGGGAIVNIASILGTVGFANSSAYVSAKHGLVGLTKNAALEYATEGVRVNSVGPAFIKTPLIDANLDEATQEFLVGKHPIGRLGQPEEVAALVAFLASDAASFITGSYHLVDGGYTAV
- a CDS encoding amidase gives rise to the protein MSAAPGIDVVEASIADLRAALESGRTTAVELVEAYLARIDAYDAPGTGTSLNAVVVRNPDALADAQASDERRARGEVLGPLDGIPYTAKDSYLVKGLTAAAGSPAFEHLVAQRDAFTIERLRGAGAICLGLTNMPPMANGGMQRGVYGRAESPYNAEYLTAAFGSGSSNGSGTATAASFAAFGLGEETWSSGRAPASNNALCAYTPSRGVISVRGNWPLVPTMDVVVPHTRTIADLLEVLDVIVADDPETRGDFWRAQPWIALPAASAVRPDSYLDLLPGSAPEPSAQGVASRHPEPAQPAEPSRNDPGAGARAARAVRGPLAGTRIGVPRMYVNADPDAGTAEPGGAVGIGGPTGQRIETRASVIELWDAARRDLEAAGAEVVLVDFPVVSNYEGDRPGAPTIATRGLVSPEYLRREIVDLSAWAWEDFLQANGDPALHTLADVDGARIFPQPEGALPDRYTGFDDDIAEYPGWVRAHPGATWADMAELEGGLRGLEETRRVDLEQWMDELGLDAVAFPAVADVGPADMDVNPASADLGWRNGVWVANGNLVPRHLGIPTVTVPMGLMSDIRMPVGLTFAGRAHDDSALLRLAAAFEALAPRRVAPPRTPPLG
- a CDS encoding agmatine deiminase family protein, with product MNWRMPSETAPHERTWMAFPREGLTLGSEASEREEGYAAWTAVAHAVAEFEPVTMVVDPTELDRARRMLGSHVEILEAPLDEFWMRDFGPTFVVDDERPGVLGAVDWIFNGWGAPEWAEWRVSAEIARFAAAHVGAELVSSVLVNEGGGIHVDGEGTVLLTDTVQLDPRRNPYADRARVEAELARTIGTTKAIWLPRGLTRDYDDFGTNGHVDIVATFAAPGRVLLHDQRDPGHPDHAVTSELRELLEGQTDAAGRALEIVGLPAPATLRDDEGFVDWSYVNHLVVNDGVVACGFGEPEADARAAAILADAYPGRRVVTVDSRPIFARGGGIHCITQQQPALTSAEVAR